A segment of the Desulfomicrobium macestii genome:
GAGCTTTGGGCTGTCAAGATCGGAAAACGGAGACTTTCACCAGGAGCCTCCCGGGGAAAGATTCGGGTTGTAAATGGTTTTCAGGACAAGGATGTCGGAGTCCGAAAAGATGCTGTTCTTTTCTTCCTGCGCCTGCCTGGAGTTGAGGACCGTATCCACGGTTGCCTTCGGGTGGGTCATGATGCCTAGGGCGTGCATGAGTTCGTGCCGGACAATCCAGAGCTTCTGGCCGCCCGAGGTCTGAAAGTTCAGATGCAGAGCGATGTCGGCCTTTCTGATGACTCCGTTGTTCGAGGCCAGCAGCGTGAAGCCTCGGATGAGATCCCCTATCTCCTGCCAGCCCGCCATGCCCTGGGCACTTTTGCTCACGGTCGCCTGCCACTCTTCCTTGGAGTCGGTCAGAAAGAATCGGACGTTGGCCTGGTTCATGGACGAGACCTGCCTGAAGTTCAGCTGGGGGATGATGCGCCGCACTTCGTTCACGACGGTATCGATATAATATTGTCCTTCAAGGCGATCCTTGCCGCCGATCCAGAAGAGCACCGGTTCCTCGAAGCGCGTGATCTTGCCGCTTGGAATGTAGTCGCGAAGGATCGCGTCCGTGTCCGCCAGGGCCTGCGTGGGCAGGAACAGCAGGGCGATGACGACCAGGAAGAGCGCGTGTCTGTTCATTCGTTCTCCGGGATTTTAAGGTCCGGGCGGAAATGCCTGACGTAGGCCCGGTAACAGGAAGTCACGGGCGAAGACGGGTCCATGCAGGGCAGCAGGTTGCCGAGGATGTCGGGCTTCGGGGCCTCGGGGCGCGGCGGAAACTTCGGGAGCAGGGATTGGTCCAGGGCGGGGCGACCGGCCATGAGCTCGATCTGCACCTTCTGAAAATAGGCGTTGCCCAGAAATGCGTTGGCCTTGTCCAGGATGTTCTGCGCGAAGAAGGAAAACTCCTGCATGACCATGGAGTTGGTCGCCCCAAGAAGCATGGTGGTTTTGCGGTGTCCCAGGGGGCGGATCATTTCCGCGATCTCCGCCCCGAGAATTTCGGGCCAGTGTCTCCACAACCGGGCAATGGCCAGCTCCAGGGCGGCTTCCGGCGTGCCGAGGACCGTGTTCAGCGCCTCGGAGGCGGACCGGACTTTCTTTTGTCTTTGCTGCATCTTTTTTTAACTAACCGTCTTGCAGGTGCCAGGCAAGACTGGTTCTTGACCTTAGCGTGGAGGGCATGTAGGCGAGCCTATATCAGGATATCTTGATATATAAAAATAACCACACGCGTCACTCATGAAACTACTGACCCAGACCAAGGCCCTGGCCGATGAAACCAGGCTTCGCCTCGTCGGCGTGCTCGCCGCGCATGAGCTTAACGTGGGTGAGATCATGCAGGTTCTGGACATGGGCCAGTCGCGCATCTCGCGGCATCTCAAGATTCTTATGGACGCCGGGCTGGTGGCCTGTCAGCGCCATGGCTTGTGGGCCTTCTATTCATCCTCCTCGACCAACGGCTCCCGCGCATTGCTGGCGGCCGTGCTGGAAGGGCTCGGGGAACTGCCCGAGCACCGGCAGGATCTGGACCGTGCCGCACAGGTCCTGAACGATCGCCGTCTTTCGACGACCCGTTTCTTTGACGGCATCGCTTCGGACTGGAACCGCCTGAGCCGCGAGATGCTCGGCGATTTCGCGCTTGGGCCGGTCATCATGAAGCGCCTTGCCGCCGCCGAGACGCAGCGGGGCACCGTGGTCGATCTGGGTTGCGGCCCGGGGCTTCTGCTCGGACATCTGGCCGGAGCGGCGGAATGCGTCATCGGGGTGGACAACTCGCCGCGCATGCTCGACGCGGCAGCCAAGCTCCTGCCCGAGGGGCTTGAGGTCAGCCTGCGCATCGGCGACCTCGAACATCTGCCTCTGCGGGACGGCGAAGCGGACGCGGCCATCATGTCGCTGGTGTTGCACCATCTGGCCGCGCCTCAGGACGGCATCGCCGAAATGGGCCGGGTGGTCCGCCCCGGAGGACAGGCGGTGCTGGTGGATTTTCTGCTGCACGACAACGAGACCCTGCGCACGCGCTACGGCGACCGCTGGCTCGGTTTTTCCCCGGACGATCTGCAGTCGTGGATGGAGAAGGCCGGATTCCAGGAGCTGAGCTGCGAGCGGCACTCCGTCAATCTGGGGCTGACCCTCATGGTCATCACCGCCCGCCGGGAAGAATTTTCAGTTTAACATCAGGTGGCCAAAGCCACAGACAAGCAAGGAAAGGAGATACCATGACGTTACCCATTGACCCAACGCTTGATCACAAGGTCGCCGACATGAGTCTGGCCGATTGGGGATCCAAGGAAATGCAGCTGTCCGAACGCGAAATGCCCGGACTTATGGCGCTCATCGACAAGTACGGCAGCGAAAAGCCCCTGAAGGGCCTGCGCGTGACCGGAAGCCTGCACATGACCATCCAGACGGCCATGCTCATCAAGACCCTGCATGCTCTGGGAGCGGATGTGCGCTGGGCCTCCTGCAACATTTTTTCCACCCAGGACCATGCCGCGGCCGCCATTGTCGAGCAGGGCCTGGCCAAGGTTTTCGCCTGGAAGGGCGAGACCCTGGAAGATTACTGGTGGTGCACGGAGATGGCCCTGACCTGGCCCGACGGCACTGGTCCGGACCTCATCGTCGATGACGGCGGCGACGCGACGCTTCTGGTCCATGAGGGCGTGAAGGTCGAGAAGGACCCGTCCCTGCTGTCCCGGACCACGGACAACAAGGAATTCCGCTGTGTGCTCGACCGGCTCATCGTCAGCGCCAAGGCCGATCCCCAGAAGTGGACGAAGATCGCCGCCCGCATCCGCGGCGTGTCCGAGGAGACCACCACCGGCGTGCATCGCCTCTATCAGATGGCCAAGAACGGCGAGCTGCTCTTCCCGGCCTTCAACGTCAATGACTCCGTGACCAAGTCCAAGTTCGACAACCTCTACGGCTGCCGCGAGTCCCTGGCCGACGGCATCAAGCGGGCCACGGACATCATGGTCGCGGGCAAGGTCGTGCTGGTCTGCGGCTACGGCGACGTGGGCAAGGGCTGCGCCCAGTCCATGCGCGGCTTCGGCGCGCGCGTGCTCATCACCGAGGTTGACCCCATCTGCGCGCTGCAGGCGGCCATGGAAGGCTACGAGGTCACGACCATGGTCAAGGGTTGCCAGGAGGCGGACATTTTCGTCACGGCCACGGGCAATTACCATGTCGTGCGCGGCGAGCACATGCTGGCCATGAAGGATGAAGCCATCATCTGCAACATCGGTCACTTCGACAACGAGATCGACATGGGCTTCCTGGAAGACACACCGGGCTGCACCAAGGTCACGGTCAAGCCGCAGGTGGACAAATGGACCCTGCCTTCCGGCAAGAGTCTCATCATCCTGGCCGAAGGCCGGCTGGTGAATCTGGGCTGCGCCACCGGCCACCCCAGCTTCGTCATGTCCAACTCCTTCACCAACCAGGTTCTGGCCCAGCTCGATCTGGCCAAGAACGATTATCCCCCGCAGGTCATGACTCTGCCCAAGATTCTGGACGAGGAAGTGGCCCGCCTGCATCTGGCGCGTCTGGGCGTGGAGCTTGAGACCCTGTCCACGGAGCAGGCCGATTACATCGGAGTGCCCGTGACCGGTCCGTACAAGCCCGATCACTACCGCTATTAACAACCTCCCCATGCAAGAAGGAGATTTTTCATGATTCTCAATGCCGATCATTATCTGTTTACGTCCGAGTCCGTGACCGAGGGACACCCCGACAAAATCGCGGACCAGATCTCCGACGCCGTGCTGGACTGCCTGCTGGCCCAGGATCCCCGTTCCCGCGTGGCCTGCGAGACCCTGGTCACCACCGGCATGGCCGTCATCGCCGGTGAGATCACGACCGAAGCCTATGCCGACCTGCCCGAGATCGTGCGCTCCACGGTGCGCGAGATCGGTTATGTCAGCTCTGACATGGGCTTTGACGCCAACACCTGCGCCGTGCTGTCCTCCATCGACAAGCAGTCCCCGGACATCGCCATGGGCGTTGACCGCGCCAAGCCCGAGGATCAGGGCGCCGGCGACCAGGGCATGATGTTCGGATACGCCACCACGGAGACGAGCGCGCTCATGCCCGCGCCCATCTACTATGCCCACGGCCTGAGCCGCCGCCTGGCGGAGGTGCGCAAGTCCGGCATCCTGAACTTCCTGCGTCCCGACGGCAAGACCCAGGTCTCCGTCGAATACCGCAAGGGCAAGCCCGTGCGCATCGACAACGTGGTCGTCTCCTCCCAGCACACCCCCGAGGTGACCTACGAGGAGATCGTCGAGGGTATCAAGCGCGAGGTCATCGCCAAGGTCATGCCCGAAGACATGATGGACGCGAACACCCGCATCTACATCAACACCACGGGCCGTTTCGTGGCTGGCGGGCCCCTGGCCGACTGCGGCCTGACCGGCCGCAAGATCATCAATGACACCTACGGCGGCATGGGCAACCATGGCGGCGGCGCCTTCTCCGGCAAGGATCCGTCCAAGGTCGACCGCTCCGGCGCCTACATGGCCCGCTACGTGGCCAAGAACATCGTGGCCGCTGGCCTGGCGGGCACCTGCGAAGTGCAGATCGCCTACGCCATCGGCGTGGCCGAGCCGGTTTCCGTGCTGGTCACCACCGGCGGCACGGGCGTCGTCCCGGATGAGGTCCTGACCAAGGCCGTGCGCGCGGTATTCGACCTGCGCCCCTACTACATCATCAAAAGACTCAACCTGATCCAGCCCATCTACAGGAAGAGCGCCTGCTACGGCCATTTCGGCCGCGAGGATTTCGTCTTCCCCTGGGAAGTGACCGACGCCGTCGCGGACCTGAAAACCGCCGCCAAGGTATAGGCCGGGCCTGATTCATCATGCGGGGCGGAAGGGATTGTCTCCTTTCCGCCCTTCTTTGTTTCCCCTCGCCCTTGACCGGGCCTGCCGAGAGGGACAAGAAAAGCCATGCCCCCGTCCACAAAGAACACAGCGGCACGCACGCCCACGGACGCCATCCTTGAGAGCATCTCGGATGGGGTGTTCACCGTCGATCTTGAATGGCGCGTCACGTCCTTCAATCGCGCCGCCGAAGAGATCACCGGCGTGCCCCGCTCCGAGGCCATCGGACGGCTGTGCTCCGAAGTTTTCCGCTCCAGCCTGTGCGGCGACAACTGCCCCCTGCAGGATACGCTTTCGAGCGGCAGGCCGCGCATCGGCACCTGCGGGTACATCATTACGGCCCAGGGGGAACGCATCCCCATCAGCGTGTCCACGGCAGTGTTCCGCGACGAGAATGGCCAGGTCATGGGCGGAGCCGAAACATTCCGCGATCTTTCGGAAATCGATGCCTTGAAGCGCGAACTCGAAGGCCGCTACCATGTCGGTGAGCTCTTCAGCCGCAGTCCGCGCATGCACAAGCTCTTCTCCATGCTGCCGGCCATCGCCGCCAGCCCGAGCACGGTCCTGCTCACCGGCGAAACCGGCACCGGCAAGGAACTCTTCGCCCGCACCATCCATTCCCTGAGCGCTCATGCCGGTGGACCTTTCATCGCCGTCAACTGCGCGGCCCTGCCGGACACATTGCTTGAATCCGAGCTCTTCGGAGTCAAGGCCGGAGCCTACACCGGGGCAAACCGCGACCGGCTGGGCCGTTTTGCCCAGGCCCGGGGCGGGACGATTTTCCTGGATGAGATAGGGGAAATCAGTCCGGCCCTGCAGGTGCGCCTGTTGCGCGTCTTGCAGGAGCGCACCTTCGAACCGCTGGGGTCATCCAGGACCGAATCCACCGACGCCCGCGTCATCGTGGCCACCAACCGCAATCTGGCAGAGCTGATCCGGTCCGGTGATTTCCGCGAGGACCTCTATTATCGCATCAATGTCATCCGCATCGAGCTGCCCCCCTTGCGTGAACGCAAGGACGATCTGCCGCTGCTGGTGGAACAGTTCATCCGCCGCCTGAACCGCATCCAGGGGCGCACGGTCACGGGCATCGGCACCGAGGCCCTGTCCCTGCTCATGGCCCATGACTGGCCGGGCAACATCCGGGAGCTTGAGAACTGCATCGAGAGGGCCTTCGTGCTTTGCGGCGAAGGGCGCATCGACATCGACCACCTGCCGGACGAACTGACCCTGCTGGCCCCTCGCGGACACTTCGGCGAAGGCCGCGCCATGCACGACATGCTCGACAGGCAGGCCATTCACGCGGCCCTGGAGCGCAACGACTTCAATCGCCTGGCCGCCGCGCGCGAGCTGGGCATCCATAAGACCACGCTTTTTCGGCGCATGAAGCGCCTCGGCATGGCCCTGCCCGAACGCGACGGCCGATCTTCCCCGAAAGAGTAGCCCTGGCGCTACCCATTTCCTCCCTTGTGGTGCGTTCGCGCCCCTCCATGTTTTTTCTTTTCTGTATAATGTTCTTTATTATCAATGTGTTGTTTGTGTTTTATGTGCGTCCTTCCGGCGGCACGCCTCATGCTTCGCAAAAGGGAAAGAGGAGCCATAATGTCGCGCATTGCCTTGCATCAATGGCAGGATCGTATCGCGCCGGTCTTTGACGTCGGCGGGCGCATCCTTTTGCTGGCCGAAGGGGTCCGCGAGCGGGAAGAGCATGTCCTGTCGCGCGGCGAGCCCTTGCACAGGGCCGAGGACCTGCTTCGCCTGGACGTCGGGACGCTTATTTGCGGGGCCATTTCCAGACCCATGCAGGAAGCTCTCGTGGCCGGAGGAATCAAGGTTGTCGGATTCGTGACCGGCGATCTGGAACGGGTCATTACGGCGTGGGAGCGTGGCGATCTGGACGAAAGTTTTGACATGCCCGGCTGCCGGGGCAGAGGTCTTGGGCGTCAAAGGGGCATGCAGCAGCAATCACGCAGGGCAGATCCGGAACCATCCCCGGCAAGGACGGGCTCAGGCCTGCGGAGCTTGGACGGCTGGGCGGATGGGGAGCCGGGCTGCGCGCGAATCCGCAACAGGCGGGGCCGGGATTTGCGCGGCGGGCCGGAGAAGGATTCGGGCAAGGACGGTTCGTCCACCGTCGACTGACCTCCGTCTCTGGAAGTTTTTTTCCGCCCGGGATGCGGGAGCAGTGGAAAGTGTCGAAACCGAAGCCTTGCGGGCTCGGGAGTTGAAGGATGAACAGGGGCGGCTTGGCCGCCGTTTGGAAGAATTGAACAACTAACCGCGTATCGTGGAGTAACTGAATGGAGAATATGGAAAACAGCGCCCCCAGGGCCAGTTCGTGCGATTCATGCAAGGATTCCAGCTGCTCGGCGGCCAAGCGCGAGCTGGGTGAGAACGATCAGGATTTCGAGGACCGTCGGGCCCTGCAATCCCGGCTGTGCCATATCGGGCACAAGATCATGGTCATGTCCGGCAAGGGTGGCGTAGGAAAAAGCACCGTGGCCGTGAACCTGGCCATGGGACTCATGCTCGCGGGCAAGAAGGTCGGGCTCCTCGATGTCGACATCCATGGACCCAGCGTGCCGACCATGCTCGGCCTGGAAGGGGCGAACATCGAAGCCGGTCCCGACGGCCTCGTGCCGGTGGAGCTTGGGCACCTGAAGGTCATGTCCATGGGCTTTTTGTTGCGCAATCCCGACGACGCGGTCATCTGGCGCGGTCCGGTCAAAGGTAACGTCATCAAGCAGTTTCTGAAGGACGTGGCCTGGGGCGATCTGGATTACCTGATCATTGACGCGCCTCCCGGCACCGGCGACGAGCCCCTGTCCATCTGCCAGCTCATCAACCCCATCGACGGAGCCGTTGTGGTGACCACGCCGCAGCGTGTGGCGGCCATGGATGTGCGCAAGTCCATCACCTTCTGTGCGCAGGTCGGCATGAAGGTGCTGGGCGTGGTCGAGAACATGAGCGGATTCGTGTGTCCCAAGTGCGGAGAGCTGACCCATATCCTGCGTTCCGGCGGCGGACGGCTCATGGCTGAGGACATGGGCGTTCCCTTTCTCGGTTCCATCCCCATCGATCCGATGGTGGCCGAAGCCGGCGACATGGGGCAGGCGTTCGTCATGCACCATGCCGCAAGCCCGACGGCAGTACTCATGCGCAGTGTTGTCGCACCGCTTTTGGAGCTGCCAACTGTCAAACAGGATGCCTGATCCCGGAGATTCATCATGCACAAGACCGTGCTGACGGTGCTGGTCGACAATCAGGCCGGCTTCGGATGTCTGGCGGAGCATGGCTTCGCCTTGTGGATAGAACATGGCGACGGGCGCATCTTGCTCGACACCGGCCAGGGCACCGCCCTGGCCGAAAACGTCCGTGCGCTTGAGATAGATTTGGGCCGCGCCGACGCGCTGGTCCTGAGCCATGGCCATTACGATCATACCGGCGCGGTGCCCATGGTGCTCGGGGCCGCGCCGAAAGTGCGGGTGTACTGCCATTCGGGCGTGACCGAGCCCCGCTACAGCATCGCGGGCGGCGAGGCCCGGGACATCCGCATGCCCATGTTCTCGATGCGGGCCCTGGCGACTCTGCCTCCGGAACGCATGTTCTGGAATGGCGGGGCACAGTTGCTCGGAGATGGAATCGGCCTGAGCGGTTTCATCCCGAGGTGGACGGATTTCGAGGATGCGGGGGGACCATTCTATTTTGATCCCCATGGCCTGCGTTCCGATCCCGTCGATGACGACCAGGCCCTGTGGATCAGCACCGAAAAGGGGCTGATCGTCTGCGTGGGCTGCTGTCACGCGGGCCTGATCAACACCCTCACCCATCTGCGGGAAATCACCGGCGAGAGCCGCATCCGCGCCGTGATCGGCGGTCTTCACCTTGGCTCGGCCAGCCGTGAGCGTCTGGAAATGACCGCGCGGGCCCTGCGTGACATGCAGCCCGGACTGCTGGTCCCGTGTCATTGTACAGGGGAGGGGGCTATCGCCTATCTGCGCGATCATCTGGACTGTCCCGTGCACACCGGCTACAGTGGGTTTCGTCTGGACACGTCCGAGCTTTGAGATTCACGCGTTCGCGGCTTTCCGGCCGCGACGCCATCCCCCGGAGCATTGCATGACCTACATCATTCATCCCATAGTCATGGGCACCAAGGTCTTCGACAAGGGCATGATGACCTATCAGCACGATTACGGCACGCCCTACACCATCCCCATCTACTGCTGGTATCTGGAAGGCGGCGACAGGAAGATCCTGGTGGATA
Coding sequences within it:
- a CDS encoding MBL fold metallo-hydrolase, yielding MHKTVLTVLVDNQAGFGCLAEHGFALWIEHGDGRILLDTGQGTALAENVRALEIDLGRADALVLSHGHYDHTGAVPMVLGAAPKVRVYCHSGVTEPRYSIAGGEARDIRMPMFSMRALATLPPERMFWNGGAQLLGDGIGLSGFIPRWTDFEDAGGPFYFDPHGLRSDPVDDDQALWISTEKGLIVCVGCCHAGLINTLTHLREITGESRIRAVIGGLHLGSASRERLEMTARALRDMQPGLLVPCHCTGEGAIAYLRDHLDCPVHTGYSGFRLDTSEL
- a CDS encoding NifB/NifX family molybdenum-iron cluster-binding protein, whose protein sequence is MSRIALHQWQDRIAPVFDVGGRILLLAEGVREREEHVLSRGEPLHRAEDLLRLDVGTLICGAISRPMQEALVAGGIKVVGFVTGDLERVITAWERGDLDESFDMPGCRGRGLGRQRGMQQQSRRADPEPSPARTGSGLRSLDGWADGEPGCARIRNRRGRDLRGGPEKDSGKDGSSTVD
- the ahcY gene encoding adenosylhomocysteinase produces the protein MTLPIDPTLDHKVADMSLADWGSKEMQLSEREMPGLMALIDKYGSEKPLKGLRVTGSLHMTIQTAMLIKTLHALGADVRWASCNIFSTQDHAAAAIVEQGLAKVFAWKGETLEDYWWCTEMALTWPDGTGPDLIVDDGGDATLLVHEGVKVEKDPSLLSRTTDNKEFRCVLDRLIVSAKADPQKWTKIAARIRGVSEETTTGVHRLYQMAKNGELLFPAFNVNDSVTKSKFDNLYGCRESLADGIKRATDIMVAGKVVLVCGYGDVGKGCAQSMRGFGARVLITEVDPICALQAAMEGYEVTTMVKGCQEADIFVTATGNYHVVRGEHMLAMKDEAIICNIGHFDNEIDMGFLEDTPGCTKVTVKPQVDKWTLPSGKSLIILAEGRLVNLGCATGHPSFVMSNSFTNQVLAQLDLAKNDYPPQVMTLPKILDEEVARLHLARLGVELETLSTEQADYIGVPVTGPYKPDHYRY
- a CDS encoding ArsR/SmtB family transcription factor, producing the protein MKLLTQTKALADETRLRLVGVLAAHELNVGEIMQVLDMGQSRISRHLKILMDAGLVACQRHGLWAFYSSSSTNGSRALLAAVLEGLGELPEHRQDLDRAAQVLNDRRLSTTRFFDGIASDWNRLSREMLGDFALGPVIMKRLAAAETQRGTVVDLGCGPGLLLGHLAGAAECVIGVDNSPRMLDAAAKLLPEGLEVSLRIGDLEHLPLRDGEADAAIMSLVLHHLAAPQDGIAEMGRVVRPGGQAVLVDFLLHDNETLRTRYGDRWLGFSPDDLQSWMEKAGFQELSCERHSVNLGLTLMVITARREEFSV
- a CDS encoding DUF2927 domain-containing protein — its product is MNRHALFLVVIALLFLPTQALADTDAILRDYIPSGKITRFEEPVLFWIGGKDRLEGQYYIDTVVNEVRRIIPQLNFRQVSSMNQANVRFFLTDSKEEWQATVSKSAQGMAGWQEIGDLIRGFTLLASNNGVIRKADIALHLNFQTSGGQKLWIVRHELMHALGIMTHPKATVDTVLNSRQAQEEKNSIFSDSDILVLKTIYNPNLSPGGSW
- a CDS encoding Mrp/NBP35 family ATP-binding protein, coding for MENMENSAPRASSCDSCKDSSCSAAKRELGENDQDFEDRRALQSRLCHIGHKIMVMSGKGGVGKSTVAVNLAMGLMLAGKKVGLLDVDIHGPSVPTMLGLEGANIEAGPDGLVPVELGHLKVMSMGFLLRNPDDAVIWRGPVKGNVIKQFLKDVAWGDLDYLIIDAPPGTGDEPLSICQLINPIDGAVVVTTPQRVAAMDVRKSITFCAQVGMKVLGVVENMSGFVCPKCGELTHILRSGGGRLMAEDMGVPFLGSIPIDPMVAEAGDMGQAFVMHHAASPTAVLMRSVVAPLLELPTVKQDA
- the metK gene encoding methionine adenosyltransferase produces the protein MILNADHYLFTSESVTEGHPDKIADQISDAVLDCLLAQDPRSRVACETLVTTGMAVIAGEITTEAYADLPEIVRSTVREIGYVSSDMGFDANTCAVLSSIDKQSPDIAMGVDRAKPEDQGAGDQGMMFGYATTETSALMPAPIYYAHGLSRRLAEVRKSGILNFLRPDGKTQVSVEYRKGKPVRIDNVVVSSQHTPEVTYEEIVEGIKREVIAKVMPEDMMDANTRIYINTTGRFVAGGPLADCGLTGRKIINDTYGGMGNHGGGAFSGKDPSKVDRSGAYMARYVAKNIVAAGLAGTCEVQIAYAIGVAEPVSVLVTTGGTGVVPDEVLTKAVRAVFDLRPYYIIKRLNLIQPIYRKSACYGHFGREDFVFPWEVTDAVADLKTAAKV
- a CDS encoding sigma-54 interaction domain-containing protein, which codes for MPPSTKNTAARTPTDAILESISDGVFTVDLEWRVTSFNRAAEEITGVPRSEAIGRLCSEVFRSSLCGDNCPLQDTLSSGRPRIGTCGYIITAQGERIPISVSTAVFRDENGQVMGGAETFRDLSEIDALKRELEGRYHVGELFSRSPRMHKLFSMLPAIAASPSTVLLTGETGTGKELFARTIHSLSAHAGGPFIAVNCAALPDTLLESELFGVKAGAYTGANRDRLGRFAQARGGTIFLDEIGEISPALQVRLLRVLQERTFEPLGSSRTESTDARVIVATNRNLAELIRSGDFREDLYYRINVIRIELPPLRERKDDLPLLVEQFIRRLNRIQGRTVTGIGTEALSLLMAHDWPGNIRELENCIERAFVLCGEGRIDIDHLPDELTLLAPRGHFGEGRAMHDMLDRQAIHAALERNDFNRLAAARELGIHKTTLFRRMKRLGMALPERDGRSSPKE
- a CDS encoding DUF721 domain-containing protein, whose translation is MQQRQKKVRSASEALNTVLGTPEAALELAIARLWRHWPEILGAEIAEMIRPLGHRKTTMLLGATNSMVMQEFSFFAQNILDKANAFLGNAYFQKVQIELMAGRPALDQSLLPKFPPRPEAPKPDILGNLLPCMDPSSPVTSCYRAYVRHFRPDLKIPENE